A part of Micromonospora chersina genomic DNA contains:
- a CDS encoding three-helix bundle dimerization domain-containing protein, which translates to MTDLTAHPLQEITLDQQVALHTVATRLAEEFDGIYGTETIERFLQTSYEQFATAASIANFLPLLAERFARQRLRALARVEGHHRDGRPVVLFLCTHNAGRSQMALGFFTHLAGDQAIAWSGGSEPGIEINPCATAAMTERGIDISESSPSRGPTRWSGPPTSWSRWAAARVPHLPRHPL; encoded by the coding sequence CCTCACCGCCCACCCCCTCCAGGAGATCACCCTCGACCAGCAGGTCGCGCTGCACACCGTCGCGACGCGACTGGCTGAGGAGTTCGACGGCATCTACGGCACCGAGACCATCGAGCGGTTCCTGCAGACCAGCTACGAGCAGTTCGCCACCGCCGCCAGCATTGCGAACTTCCTGCCGCTGCTCGCCGAGCGCTTCGCCCGCCAGCGGCTACGGGCTCTCGCCCGGGTCGAGGGACACCACCGCGACGGGCGCCCTGTCGTGCTGTTCCTGTGCACCCACAACGCCGGCCGCTCCCAGATGGCCCTGGGTTTCTTCACCCACCTGGCCGGCGACCAGGCGATCGCCTGGTCCGGTGGCAGCGAACCCGGCATCGAGATCAACCCCTGCGCGACCGCGGCGATGACCGAACGCGGCATCGACATATCGGAGAGTTCCCCAAGCCGTGGACCGACGAGGTGGTCCGGGCCGCCGACGTCGTGGTCACGATGGGCTGCGGCGCGCGTGCCCCATCTTCCCCGGCACCCGCTATGA
- a CDS encoding aquaporin, with translation MTIAPWRRLLAEFVGTALLVTAVVGSGIMAATLSPGDVGLQLLENSTATAFALGALILIFGPVSGAHFNPVVSAADWFLGRRAGTGLTARDLGGYVVAQVLGAIAGSVLANLMFDLAAVDFSGKDRAAGHLWLGEVVATTGLILLIFALARSGRAAVAPAAVGAYIGAAYWFTSSTSFANPAVTIGRAFTDTFAGIAPTSVPGFVVAQLVGLAVGVGLLAALYPDAGAAADQVVVPTDEDAAIGRRS, from the coding sequence ATGACCATCGCACCTTGGCGGCGCCTGCTGGCCGAGTTCGTCGGCACCGCCCTGCTGGTCACCGCCGTGGTCGGCTCCGGCATCATGGCCGCCACCCTCTCCCCCGGTGATGTGGGCCTGCAGCTACTGGAGAACTCCACCGCCACGGCGTTCGCTCTCGGCGCGCTGATCCTGATCTTCGGCCCGGTCTCCGGCGCGCACTTCAATCCCGTCGTCTCCGCCGCTGACTGGTTCCTCGGCCGCCGTGCCGGCACCGGCCTCACCGCCCGAGACCTGGGCGGCTACGTCGTGGCGCAGGTGCTGGGGGCGATCGCCGGGTCCGTGCTGGCCAATCTGATGTTCGACCTCGCCGCCGTCGACTTCTCCGGCAAGGACCGCGCCGCCGGTCACCTCTGGCTGGGTGAAGTTGTCGCCACCACCGGCCTGATCCTGCTGATCTTCGCCCTCGCCCGCTCCGGCCGCGCCGCGGTCGCACCCGCCGCCGTCGGCGCCTACATCGGCGCCGCCTACTGGTTCACCTCGTCGACCTCGTTCGCCAACCCGGCGGTCACCATCGGCCGCGCGTTCACCGACACCTTCGCCGGCATCGCCCCCACCTCCGTGCCCGGCTTCGTCGTCGCGCAGCTTGTGGGACTTGCCGTCGGTGTCGGCCTGCTCGCCGCCCTCTACCCCGACGCGGGCGCCGCCGCCGACCAGGTCGTCGTCCCCACCGACGAGGACGCCGCCATCGGCCGCCGCTCATGA
- a CDS encoding arsenate reductase ArsC, with amino-acid sequence MSDKPSVLFVCVHNAGRSQMAAGWLRHLAGDTVEVRSAGSAPADQVNPAAVEAMREVGIDITDQTPKLLEYATAQSSDVIVTMGCGDACPVFPAKRYEDWKLEDPAGKGVDAVRPIRDEIRSRVEQLLTELRPTA; translated from the coding sequence ATGAGCGACAAGCCCAGCGTCCTGTTCGTCTGCGTCCACAACGCCGGCCGCTCCCAGATGGCCGCCGGCTGGCTGCGCCACCTCGCCGGCGACACCGTCGAAGTCCGCTCCGCCGGCAGCGCCCCCGCCGACCAGGTCAACCCCGCCGCCGTCGAGGCCATGCGCGAGGTCGGCATCGACATCACCGACCAGACCCCCAAGCTCCTGGAGTACGCGACCGCGCAGTCCTCCGACGTCATCGTCACCATGGGCTGCGGCGACGCCTGCCCCGTCTTCCCCGCCAAGCGCTACGAGGACTGGAAGCTCGAAGACCCCGCCGGCAAGGGCGTCGACGCCGTCCGGCCGATCCGCGACGAGATCCGTTCCCGCGTGGAGCAGCTGCTCACCGAACTGCGCCCCACCGCCTGA
- a CDS encoding NAD(P)/FAD-dependent oxidoreductase — protein MHRRRLRRPRQPHAQDIAVVGGGDTAMEEATFLTRFARSVTIIHRRDTFRASRIMSERALTNDKIQVAWNSVVEEILGHDGAVAGARLRDVRTGETRVLDVTGVFVAIGHDPRSELFRGQVTLDADGYVTVEAPGTRTNLPGVFAAGDLVDHTYREAITAAGTGCAAALDAERYLTALA, from the coding sequence ATACACCGCCGCCGTCTACGCCGCCCGCGCCAACCTCACGCCCAGGACATCGCCGTGGTCGGCGGTGGCGACACCGCGATGGAGGAAGCCACCTTCCTCACCCGATTCGCTCGCAGCGTCACCATCATCCACCGCCGGGACACCTTCCGCGCCAGCCGAATCATGTCTGAGCGGGCGCTGACCAACGACAAGATCCAGGTGGCGTGGAACAGCGTGGTCGAGGAGATCCTCGGCCACGACGGCGCCGTCGCCGGAGCTCGGCTACGGGACGTCCGCACCGGCGAGACCCGGGTCTTGGACGTCACCGGCGTGTTCGTCGCCATCGGCCACGACCCGCGCAGCGAACTGTTCCGCGGCCAGGTCACCCTCGACGCCGACGGCTACGTCACCGTCGAGGCCCCCGGCACCCGCACCAACCTGCCCGGCGTGTTCGCCGCCGGTGACCTCGTCGACCACACCTACCGCGAGGCGATCACCGCCGCCGGCACCGGCTGCGCCGCCGCCCTCGACGCCGAGCGCTACCTCACCGCCCTGGCCTGA
- a CDS encoding ArsO family NAD(P)H-dependent flavin-containing monooxygenase, translated as MSGSCDVVVVGGGQAGLAAGYYLRRAGLDYVILDGQSQPGGAWRHGWDSLRLFSPAEYSPLPGWGMPRQEGEEFPTAAHVVDYLRSYEQRYDLRVRRPVRVHEVRRSGERLAVETGDGSWLARYVISATGTWECPYVPDIPGRDDFAGRQLHTVHYTSPEQFRGQRVVIVGGGNSAAQILADVSRVAEASWVTLRPARFMPDDVDGRVLFGVATRKAAGGAGGGVSDLGDIVMVPSVRQARDRGVLHARPMFARLTDRGVRWADGAEQPCDAIIWCTGFQPNLTHLAPLLPGWRQGEVATEGTRSVDEPRLYLLGYGDWTGPASATLVGAGRTAKATVADIAARLGG; from the coding sequence GTGTCCGGATCGTGTGACGTGGTGGTCGTAGGGGGCGGGCAGGCGGGTTTGGCGGCGGGCTACTACCTGCGCCGTGCCGGTCTGGATTACGTCATCCTCGACGGCCAGTCGCAGCCGGGTGGCGCGTGGCGGCATGGCTGGGACTCGTTGCGGTTGTTCTCTCCGGCCGAGTACAGCCCGCTGCCGGGGTGGGGGATGCCTCGGCAGGAGGGCGAGGAGTTCCCCACCGCTGCGCATGTCGTGGACTACCTACGGTCCTACGAGCAGCGGTACGACCTGCGGGTGCGTCGGCCGGTCCGGGTCCATGAGGTGCGGCGTTCCGGGGAGCGCCTGGCGGTGGAGACCGGCGACGGGAGCTGGCTGGCCAGGTACGTCATCTCCGCCACCGGTACGTGGGAGTGCCCGTACGTTCCCGACATCCCGGGCCGTGACGACTTCGCCGGCCGGCAGCTGCACACGGTGCACTACACCTCGCCAGAGCAGTTCCGGGGGCAGCGGGTCGTGATCGTCGGTGGAGGTAACTCCGCGGCGCAGATCTTGGCGGACGTGTCCCGGGTCGCCGAGGCCAGCTGGGTCACCTTGCGGCCGGCGCGGTTCATGCCCGACGACGTCGACGGTCGGGTGCTGTTCGGTGTGGCTACCCGCAAGGCCGCCGGTGGTGCCGGTGGCGGTGTCAGCGACCTCGGCGACATCGTGATGGTGCCCAGCGTCCGCCAGGCGCGGGACCGCGGAGTTCTGCACGCCCGTCCGATGTTCGCGCGGCTGACCGATCGTGGCGTGCGGTGGGCCGATGGCGCCGAGCAGCCCTGCGACGCCATCATCTGGTGTACGGGTTTCCAGCCCAACCTCACCCACCTCGCGCCGCTGCTGCCCGGATGGCGGCAAGGGGAGGTGGCCACCGAGGGCACCCGGTCGGTGGACGAGCCTCGCCTCTACCTGCTGGGTTACGGCGATTGGACGGGGCCGGCGTCAGCCACACTGGTGGGTGCCGGCCGGACAGCGAAAGCGACGGTCGCCGACATCGCCGCCCGCCTGGGCGGATGA
- a CDS encoding ArsR/SmtB family transcription factor translates to MDDVGTPKTAVPAVSPLAGEPIKRADAERLAGVLKAVADPARLRLLSLIQSAPEGEASVTDLTTPLGLSQPTVSHHLRILTEAGLLERDKRGVWAYYRLVPSAIAAIAELLTPPRKRATRKTR, encoded by the coding sequence ATGGATGACGTGGGAACCCCGAAAACCGCCGTACCTGCTGTCTCGCCGCTTGCCGGTGAGCCGATCAAGCGTGCCGACGCCGAACGCCTCGCGGGAGTGCTGAAGGCCGTCGCCGACCCGGCCCGGCTGCGACTGCTCAGTCTGATCCAGTCCGCTCCCGAGGGCGAGGCGTCCGTCACCGACCTCACCACCCCGCTCGGCCTCTCCCAGCCGACCGTCAGCCATCATCTCCGGATCCTCACCGAGGCCGGCCTGCTCGAGCGGGACAAGCGGGGCGTCTGGGCGTACTACCGCCTGGTGCCGTCCGCGATCGCGGCGATCGCCGAACTGTTGACGCCGCCCCGCAAGCGGGCGACAAGGAAGACTCGCTAA
- a CDS encoding MFS transporter, giving the protein MLALLGVAQFMLILDVTVVAIALPHIGTDLGLARDTLTWVVSAYTLMFGGLMLLGGRAADLFGARRVVLLGLLVFTAASLITGLAPGAALLIGGRVAQGVGAAMLSPAALSVLTRTFHGDERNKALGIWSALGGTGSAIGVLLGGVLTAGPGWQWVFYINVPIGLIVLVALARMLPAHLPPTTRARLDVPGAILVTAATGTAIYALINAGDRGWLTATTLGTLAGAVVLYLVFAVVQRAVRSPLMDLRILTRRPVAAGTFLILAATALMIAIFFLGSFYLQHHKGYGALHTGLLFLPVALATIIGAQAAGHAIGRLGARPVAATGLAIAALGTALPVFWDGAAAVVAGISVGAAGIGGAFVAASTTALAQVAHHEAGLASGLLSTFHEFGAALGVAVVSSIAAASIADSSSVGFTRAFTFAAATAAVAAVVSLLIVPNLKPSTGATAHAH; this is encoded by the coding sequence ATGCTGGCACTGCTCGGCGTCGCGCAGTTCATGCTCATCCTGGACGTCACCGTGGTGGCGATCGCGCTGCCGCACATCGGAACGGACCTCGGCCTGGCACGCGACACACTGACCTGGGTCGTCAGCGCCTACACCCTGATGTTCGGCGGCCTGATGCTTCTCGGCGGTAGGGCAGCCGATCTCTTCGGCGCCCGCCGCGTGGTCCTGCTCGGCTTGCTCGTGTTCACCGCCGCATCCCTGATCACCGGCCTGGCCCCTGGCGCCGCGCTGCTGATCGGCGGCCGAGTCGCACAAGGTGTCGGTGCGGCGATGCTGTCGCCCGCGGCGCTGTCGGTGCTCACCAGAACCTTCCACGGGGACGAACGCAACAAGGCCCTCGGCATCTGGTCCGCGCTCGGCGGTACCGGCTCGGCGATCGGCGTACTGCTCGGCGGCGTACTGACCGCAGGCCCTGGTTGGCAGTGGGTGTTCTACATCAACGTGCCCATCGGTCTGATCGTGCTGGTGGCACTTGCCCGGATGCTGCCGGCGCACCTGCCGCCGACGACCCGAGCACGCCTCGACGTGCCGGGCGCCATCCTCGTCACCGCCGCGACCGGCACGGCCATCTACGCTCTGATCAACGCCGGGGACCGCGGCTGGTTGACCGCGACGACCCTCGGGACGCTGGCCGGTGCCGTCGTCCTGTACCTCGTGTTCGCCGTCGTGCAACGCGCCGTGCGCTCACCGCTGATGGACCTGCGGATCCTGACTCGCCGGCCGGTTGCCGCCGGCACGTTCCTCATCCTGGCCGCGACGGCTCTGATGATCGCGATCTTCTTCCTCGGGTCGTTCTACCTGCAACACCACAAGGGTTACGGGGCGCTGCACACCGGGCTGCTGTTCCTGCCGGTCGCCCTGGCAACGATCATCGGAGCCCAGGCCGCCGGTCACGCCATCGGCCGCCTCGGTGCCCGGCCGGTCGCGGCCACAGGGCTTGCGATCGCCGCGCTCGGCACCGCGCTGCCCGTGTTCTGGGACGGTGCGGCTGCGGTGGTGGCCGGGATCAGCGTCGGCGCAGCGGGCATCGGCGGCGCCTTCGTCGCCGCCTCCACAACCGCGCTGGCGCAGGTCGCTCATCACGAAGCCGGACTGGCCTCCGGTCTTCTCAGCACCTTCCACGAGTTCGGCGCCGCCCTCGGCGTCGCAGTGGTGTCCAGCATCGCGGCGGCGAGTATCGCTGACAGCAGCAGCGTCGGCTTCACCCGCGCCTTCACCTTCGCCGCAGCGACGGCCGCTGTTGCCGCCGTCGTATCGCTGCTCATCGTCCCGAACCTGAAGCCATCCACGGGCGCGACGGCCCATGCGCACTGA
- a CDS encoding TetR/AcrR family transcriptional regulator, translating to MAARGQAKTPGRRADAQRSITAILEAAVKALSRNPEASVSEIAKAAGVGRVTLYGHFPNRDELVEAAFARVIDEGHGALDAVDLSGDARQALTRLIHSSWLLVNQSRSLLLAAQKVLPPSRIRDLHAGPAERVEGLVKRGQDEGVFRSDLSTAWLVGVMHSVMHNAADEINAGRLDSDEAAAFITATVLAAFTPPGSRVPA from the coding sequence ATGGCCGCAAGGGGGCAGGCGAAGACGCCGGGCAGGCGAGCCGACGCGCAGCGCAGCATCACGGCGATTCTTGAGGCCGCGGTGAAGGCCTTGAGCCGCAACCCGGAGGCCAGCGTCAGCGAGATCGCCAAAGCCGCGGGCGTCGGCAGGGTCACGCTCTACGGCCACTTCCCCAACCGCGACGAGCTGGTGGAGGCGGCATTCGCTAGGGTCATCGACGAGGGTCACGGCGCACTCGACGCGGTCGATCTGAGCGGCGATGCCAGGCAGGCACTCACCCGGCTGATCCATTCCAGCTGGCTGCTGGTGAATCAGTCCCGGTCCCTCCTACTGGCGGCTCAGAAGGTTCTACCGCCCAGCCGGATCCGCGACCTGCACGCCGGCCCGGCGGAGCGCGTCGAAGGCCTCGTCAAACGCGGTCAGGACGAGGGAGTGTTCCGCAGCGACCTCTCGACTGCCTGGCTGGTAGGCGTCATGCACAGCGTGATGCACAATGCCGCCGACGAGATCAACGCCGGCCGCTTGGACAGCGACGAGGCCGCCGCGTTCATCACCGCGACCGTTCTGGCCGCCTTCACCCCGCCCGGCAGCCGCGTTCCCGCCTGA
- a CDS encoding TetR/AcrR family transcriptional regulator, which translates to MPKLWTETIDAHRAAVRDAAMDAMAALVAKHGLVAVTMSQIAEQAGIGRATLYKYFPDAQAVLTAWHERQIATHLDQLAAAVDPAAPAIARLEAALNTYARLQHHSARHHGGELAAHLHGSGHVHHAQQELRSFVRDLIAEAVRDGDLRDDVAADELANYCLHALAAAGTVPQDAVQRLVTVTLAGMGARPR; encoded by the coding sequence GTGCCCAAGCTGTGGACCGAAACGATCGACGCGCACCGCGCAGCGGTTCGCGACGCCGCCATGGATGCCATGGCCGCACTAGTGGCCAAGCACGGGCTGGTCGCCGTAACGATGTCCCAGATCGCCGAGCAGGCCGGGATCGGGCGCGCCACGCTGTACAAGTACTTCCCCGACGCGCAGGCCGTCCTCACCGCGTGGCACGAACGTCAGATCGCCACACACCTCGACCAACTCGCCGCCGCCGTCGACCCCGCCGCCCCGGCCATCGCGCGCCTGGAAGCTGCCCTGAACACCTACGCCCGCCTCCAGCACCACTCCGCGCGCCACCACGGCGGCGAACTCGCCGCGCACCTGCACGGCAGCGGACACGTCCACCACGCCCAGCAGGAACTCCGCAGCTTCGTCCGAGACCTCATTGCCGAGGCTGTCCGAGACGGCGACCTCCGCGACGACGTGGCCGCCGACGAATTAGCCAACTACTGCCTGCATGCCCTCGCGGCAGCCGGCACCGTTCCCCAAGACGCCGTCCAGCGGCTGGTCACCGTCACCCTGGCCGGGATGGGCGCCCGTCCCCGCTAG
- a CDS encoding DUF2218 domain-containing protein has translation MPVLQAQIQADRATRYLVQFCKHAAAMGSGGHSARMHMRREVEVAAEWSDTSGRVTFGPWGEATLTADGNSLTVRIDAGDEDGLTQIRDIIARDFERFSRRDPLAVAWQRLDSPDEAPVRDAVGMPSGKRRGFRRSHLQSAVLALAVVLVAAVHVGLAGSVLAESRWTGLAANFVVVLIAVKIALFAVARLRIRQRGAAKRP, from the coding sequence GTGCCAGTCCTGCAAGCCCAGATTCAGGCCGACCGAGCCACTCGCTATCTCGTCCAGTTCTGCAAGCACGCCGCCGCCATGGGCAGCGGTGGCCATTCCGCCCGCATGCACATGCGCCGGGAGGTGGAGGTGGCCGCCGAGTGGAGCGACACCAGCGGAAGGGTCACCTTCGGCCCGTGGGGCGAGGCGACGCTCACCGCCGACGGCAACTCGCTCACGGTGCGGATCGACGCGGGGGACGAAGACGGTCTGACTCAGATCCGCGACATCATCGCCCGCGATTTCGAGCGGTTCAGCCGCCGGGACCCTCTGGCCGTAGCGTGGCAGCGTCTCGACTCCCCCGACGAGGCCCCCGTTCGAGACGCCGTCGGCATGCCATCCGGGAAACGGCGGGGCTTCCGGCGATCCCACCTTCAGAGCGCTGTCCTCGCGCTGGCCGTGGTCCTGGTCGCCGCTGTGCATGTGGGGCTGGCGGGCTCGGTCTTGGCGGAGTCGCGATGGACGGGCCTGGCCGCGAACTTCGTCGTGGTGCTCATCGCTGTCAAGATCGCGCTGTTCGCGGTGGCCCGCTTAAGGATCCGTCAGCGCGGGGCCGCCAAGCGCCCCTGA
- a CDS encoding DinB family protein yields the protein MTRYVDEDLHGAEFRECDLTAARLIGVVMQDAVIDGLVTNLMVNGVEVTKYVEAELDRRHPVRVLIRSEDPADLREASRQLHAGWAATIERIRRTPGIERRSVNDEWSAVQTMRHLVFVHDSWFRRCCLGSTELFTPMGIGPTVEPYRGAHGLDLSLDPALDEIVSVRDAQAAELEAWLDEVTAAQLAAPAPVPDDDVWPPYARGRSVRQCLGTVLNETFEHHRFCVRDLDLIELQDVE from the coding sequence ATGACGCGGTATGTAGACGAGGATCTACACGGTGCGGAGTTCCGCGAGTGCGATCTGACCGCGGCACGCCTGATCGGCGTCGTCATGCAGGATGCCGTGATCGACGGGCTCGTCACCAACCTCATGGTGAACGGTGTCGAGGTCACCAAGTACGTCGAGGCAGAGCTCGACCGGCGTCATCCGGTGCGAGTGCTGATCCGCTCCGAGGACCCCGCCGATCTGCGCGAGGCATCGCGTCAGCTCCATGCCGGGTGGGCCGCCACGATCGAGCGAATCCGCCGTACGCCCGGCATCGAGCGCCGCAGCGTCAACGACGAGTGGTCGGCGGTGCAGACGATGCGCCACCTGGTCTTCGTCCACGACTCGTGGTTCCGCCGCTGCTGCCTGGGCTCGACAGAGCTGTTCACGCCGATGGGCATCGGGCCGACCGTCGAGCCCTACCGTGGAGCGCACGGTCTTGACCTCTCGCTCGATCCCGCCCTCGACGAGATCGTGAGCGTGCGCGACGCACAGGCCGCCGAACTCGAGGCCTGGCTCGACGAGGTCACCGCTGCGCAGCTCGCAGCGCCAGCGCCGGTGCCCGACGACGATGTCTGGCCGCCGTACGCCCGGGGCCGCTCGGTGCGGCAATGCCTCGGCACCGTGCTCAACGAGACCTTCGAGCACCACCGCTTCTGCGTCCGCGACCTCGACCTGATCGAGTTACAGGACGTTGAGTAG